Proteins encoded within one genomic window of Deinococcus metallilatus:
- a CDS encoding DUF1345 domain-containing protein, with product MTGHSSLPQPHAGWQPSWSRLLLAGAAGLAAALVLPAPSSALVRIMVGWDGAALTLLALTWGFILRSPPGRTRHAAAAEDPGRAAVQAVVLGSSLVSLVASAVVIEHAKRLEPEAPLLAIAVAVVAVLSGWFLTHTTYTLRYAHLYYSDGDEEAGPDGGLEFPGASAPSALDFAYFAFVLGMTFQVSDVAVSSPVIRRLALWHGITAFWFNVAILALTLNVLGSQI from the coding sequence GTGACCGGGCACTCCTCCCTGCCCCAGCCGCACGCCGGGTGGCAGCCGTCCTGGTCCCGGCTGCTGCTCGCTGGCGCCGCTGGCCTCGCGGCGGCCCTCGTCCTCCCCGCTCCTTCCTCCGCCCTGGTGAGGATCATGGTGGGCTGGGACGGTGCAGCGCTGACCCTGCTGGCCCTGACCTGGGGGTTCATCCTGCGGTCACCCCCCGGGCGCACCCGGCATGCGGCGGCGGCCGAGGACCCCGGCCGCGCGGCCGTGCAGGCGGTGGTGCTCGGCTCCAGCCTCGTGAGCCTCGTCGCCTCGGCCGTCGTGATCGAGCACGCCAAACGCCTGGAGCCAGAGGCACCGCTGCTGGCCATCGCCGTGGCGGTCGTCGCCGTGCTGAGCGGCTGGTTCCTGACGCACACCACCTACACCCTCCGCTACGCCCACCTCTACTACAGCGACGGGGACGAGGAGGCGGGGCCGGACGGGGGCCTGGAGTTCCCCGGGGCCAGCGCCCCCTCCGCCCTCGACTTCGCCTACTTTGCCTTCGTGCTCGGCATGACCTTTCAGGTGTCGGACGTGGCCGTCTCCAGCCCGGTCATCCGCCGGTTGGCCCTGTGGCACGGCATCACCGCCTTCTGGTTCAACGTCGCGATCCTGGCGCTGACCCTGAACGTGCTCGGCAGCCAGATCTGA